A window from Candidatus Poribacteria bacterium encodes these proteins:
- a CDS encoding zinc-binding dehydrogenase, with amino-acid sequence MGQTMRYLPDGRVELIGQDVPDPGANEVQVTGGACGICSWDLVTAKLGDQMSPMAPPGHEGVGYVSKIGPEVTGVKEGDRVAGGGFATVRNLSAERLYKIPESAKPDQYWIVEPVSCAVTGVDHCQIRGGDRVAVVGCGFMGLLIMQGLLHHPLDQLIAIDVVQNRLDVAKQFGVDEVYNTTEVDTAELAADLKARDIDVVVDTSGHQGGLDLATDIVKRGGRINLFGWLKGDTATFDPTKWHMGGFTVVNSSPSSKIRDTFEAAIRMIHSGVFDLEPLVTHTATLEEYPGLMQQLVAGDPSYIKGVITLG; translated from the coding sequence ATGGGTCAAACAATGCGGTATCTGCCTGACGGGCGTGTTGAACTTATTGGACAGGACGTGCCCGATCCGGGCGCGAATGAGGTGCAGGTCACAGGGGGCGCGTGCGGGATCTGTTCATGGGATTTGGTGACAGCCAAGCTGGGCGATCAGATGTCCCCCATGGCACCCCCCGGACACGAGGGGGTCGGTTATGTGAGCAAGATCGGCCCCGAAGTCACCGGCGTGAAAGAGGGGGACCGCGTCGCAGGCGGCGGTTTTGCGACGGTGCGAAATCTGTCCGCGGAACGATTGTACAAAATCCCAGAATCTGCAAAGCCTGATCAATACTGGATTGTGGAGCCTGTGTCCTGTGCGGTCACGGGAGTCGATCACTGCCAGATTAGAGGCGGGGATCGGGTTGCAGTCGTCGGTTGTGGGTTTATGGGCTTGCTGATTATGCAGGGTTTGCTGCACCATCCGCTCGACCAACTGATTGCGATTGATGTGGTGCAGAACCGTCTGGATGTGGCAAAGCAGTTTGGTGTGGACGAAGTTTATAACACGACCGAAGTCGATACGGCTGAACTTGCGGCAGACCTGAAAGCGCGGGACATCGACGTGGTCGTTGATACATCGGGTCATCAGGGCGGTCTGGATCTCGCCACCGATATTGTCAAGCGGGGCGGACGGATCAATCTGTTCGGATGGCTCAAGGGCGATACTGCCACCTTTGATCCGACCAAGTGGCACATGGGCGGGTTTACGGTTGTCAATTCGTCGCCATCGTCGAAGATTCGCGATACCTTTGAAGCCGCTATCCGCATGATTCACAGCGGCGTGTTCGATCTCGAACCGTTGGTCACGCACACAGCGACACTGGAAGAGTACCCAGGTTTAATGCAGCAGCTTGTAGCGGGCGATCCAAGCTATATCAAAGGTGTGATTACGCTCGGATAA